One Salmo trutta chromosome 24, fSalTru1.1, whole genome shotgun sequence genomic region harbors:
- the dnajc3a gene encoding dnaJ homolog subfamily C has protein sequence MVAVNPAVHKILSYVPFLLVLIDLRYEGVCGKDESLGNHLEMGKKLLAAGQLADALSHFHAAIDGDPENYMAYYRRATVYLAMGKSKSALPDLSKVIELKPDFTSARLQRGNLLLKQGRLDEAESDFKKVLNSNPSDKDENEAQSRLMKSDEIQRWVTQSRANFDRKDYITAVAHLDLIIETCVWDVSSRELRAECFIQMGEMGKAISDLTAASKLKSDNTQAFYKLSTIYYHLGDHEMSLNEVRECLKLDPDHEQCYSHYKQVKKLNKQIQSAEELIQQQRYGDAVSKYESVIKTEPNVPQYSHHAKERICHCLAQEQQDVSRAITVCSEVLQSDPQNVNVLKDRAEAYLLDEQYEEAIKDYETAREHSENDRQIKEGLEKAQRLLKQSQKRDYYKILGVKRTAQKKEIVKAYRKQAQQWHPDNFQDPVEKKKAEKKFIDIAQAKEVLTDPEMRQKFDNGEDPMDPESQQGGHHQNFHSGFQGFNPFSSGQFNFKFNYQ, from the exons ATGGTTGCAGTAAACCCAGCTGTGCACAAAATTTTAAGTTATGTTCCTTTTCTTCTTGTTTTGATTGACCTGCGATACGAAG GGGTATGTGGCAAGGATGAAAGTTTGGGGAACCATTTGGAGATGGGGAAGAAACTCCTTGCTGCTGGACAGCTGGCTGATGCACTCTCTCACTTCCATGCTGCAATTG ATGGGGATCCAGAGAACTACATGGCCTACTACAGGAGAGCTACAGTCTACCTGGCCATGGGCAAATCTAAATCTGCTCTGCCGGATCTGAGCAAAGTCATTGAACTCAAACCAGACTTCACATCG GCAAGACTTCAGAGAGGCAATCTACTCCTGAAGCAGGGGAGACTAGATGAAGCAGAGAGCGACTTTAAGAAAGTT CTCAATTCGAACCCTAGTGACAAAGATGAGAACGAGGCCCAAAGTCGGCTCATGAAATCCGATGAAATCCAGAGGTGGGTGACTCAGTCACGGGCTAACTTTGACCGCAAGGATTACATCACCGCTGTGGCCCACCTGGACCTAATTATTGAA ACGTGTGTGTGGGACGTCAGCTCCAGAGAGCTGCGGGCAGAGTGCTTCATCCAGATGGGAGAGATGGGCAAGGCCATCAGTGACCTGACGGCTGCCTCCAAACTGAAGAGTGACAACACCCAGGCCTTCTACAAACTCAGCACCATTTACTACCACCTGGGAGACCACGAAATGTCCCTCAA tgaGGTTCGAGAATGTCTCAAGCTGGACCCAGACCATGAACAGTGTTACAGCCACTACAAACAAGTGAAGAAGCTCAACAAACAGATCCAGTCTGCAGAGGAGTTGATCCAGCAGCAGAG GTATGGAGATGCAGTGAGTAAATACGAGTCCGTGATTAAGACTGAGCCAAATGTTCCCCAGTACTCGCACCACGCAAAGGAGCGCATCTGCCACTGTCTGGCACAG GAGCAGCAGGATGTAAGCAGAGCCATCACAGTGTGCAGTGAGGTCCTTCAGTCTGACCCTCAGAATGTGAATGTGTTGAAAGACAGAGCAGAGGCCTACCTACTGGATGAACAGTACGAGGAAG CTATCAAGGACTATGAGACTGCCCGTGAGCACAGTGAGAATGACCGGCAGATCAAGGAAGGGCTTGAAAAAGCACAGCGCCTCCTCAAACAGTCCCAGAAGAGAGACTACTACAAGATCCTGGGAGTTAAGAG GACTGCCCAGAAGAAGGAGATCGTAAAGGCCTACAGGAAACAGGCGCAGCAGTGGCACCCAGACAACTTCCAGGATCCTGTAGAGAAGAAGAAGGCAGAGAAGAAGTTCATTGACATTGCTCAGGCCAAGGAAGTGCTCACTGATCCAG agatgaggcagaAGTTTGACAATGGCGAGGACCCCATGGACCCAGAGAGCCAGCAGGGTGGACACCATCAGAACTTTCACAGCGGTTTCCAGGGCTTTAACCCCTTCAGCTCCGGACAGTTCAACTTCAAATTCAACTACCAGTGA
- the cldn10b gene encoding claudin-10, translated as MSNMVTEILAFILTTSGWVLISSTIPTDYWKVSSLDGTVITTATFWSNLWKTCVTDSTGVSNCKDFPSMLALDGYIQACRGLMITAVCLGFFGAVFALVGMKCTKIGGSDQSKARTACIAGVNFILSGLCSLSACSLYAHRITSEFFNPMFVAQKYELGVALFIGWAGSILCILGGVILCFSIADSSTTSHTGYAYRGAESNVSSHPREYTQPMSQRSPPEYSSSSRVQHFDKNAYV; from the exons ATGAGTAACATGGTGACAGAGATTTTGGCCTTTATTCTCACCACGTCTGGCTGGGTCCTGATCTCCTCCACCATACCCACGGATTACTGGAAGGTGTCCTCTCTGGATGGCACGGTCATCACCACAGCTACCTTCTGGTCCAACCTCTGGAAGACCTGTGTCACTGATTCAACAGGAGTCTCCAACTGCAAGGACTTTCCCTCCATGCTGGCACTGGACG GCTACATCCAGGCCTGCCGGGGTCTGATGATCACTGCTGTATGTTTGGGCTTCTTTGGTGCTGTCTTCGCCTTGGTCGGAATGAAGTGCACCAAGATTGGGGGATCAGACCAAAGCAAAGCCAGGACAGCTTGCATTGCCGGGGTCAATTTTATACTCAGCG GTCTCTGCTCGTTGTCTGCATGCTCCCTGTATGCACACAGGATAACATCTGAGTTTTTTAACCCCATGTTTGTCGCTCAGAA GTATGAACTGGGGGTGGCCTTGTTCATTGGCTGGGCAGGATCTATCCTTTGTATTCTGGGAGGGGTGATACTCTGCTTCTCAATAGCAGATAGTTCCACTACAAG tcACACAGGCTATGCCTACAGAGGAGCTGAATCTAATGTTTCTTCTCACCCTAGAGAGTATACACAGCCCATGAGCCAGAGGTCTCCACCAGAGTACAGTAGCTCTTCTAGAGTACAGCACTTTGATAAGAATGCCTATGTATAA
- the cldn10l2 gene encoding claudin-10, producing the protein MRKRLIQVSGFLISTLGWLFVLCTMAMDYWRITQIGGQGGSFIIKVAWYWSNLWQDCFTDSTAVTNCRDFPVLWSVKPIVQGVRGLLMCGLTLGFFGAIFCFVGMECTYIGGGGKNKDMLLFAGSVFHFVGGVSDLAAYCLYINKVARTTFTQSSPGILKYDLGPPIFIGLVGSFCILLGAILYAVTVYKVLFPKATVVLAHGGPGTRTYMASRAEGRTFYTGYYRPPREYRSYGSGMSSSSKLTRISQITPEKLSDRDAFV; encoded by the exons ATGAGGAAAAGGCTGATCCAGGTTTCTGGTTTCCTCATCTCAACGCTGGGGTGGCTTTTTGTACTTTGTACTATGGCGATGGATTACTGGAGGATCACCCAGATAGGTGGCCAGGGAGGTTCATTCATTATCAAGGTGGCCTGGTACTGGTCCAACCTGTGGCAGGACTGCTTCACAGACTCGACAGCAGTCACTAACTGCAGAGACTTCCCTGTGCTGTGGTCTGTCAAAC ctATCGTCCAGGGAGTGAGAGGCCTGCTGATGTGTGGACTAACCCTTGGTTTTTTTGGTGCAATATTTTGCTTTGTTGGCATGGAGTGCACTTATATTggaggggggggaaaaaacaaggaTATGCTTTTGTTCGCTGGATCCGTATTTCACTTTGTCGGTG GTGTGTCAGACTTAGCTGCATACTGCTTATACATCAACAAAGTCGCAAGGACAACTTTCACTCAATCTTCTCCAGGAATCCTAAA GTATGACTTAGGACCTCCCATTTTTATTGGATTGGTTGGGTCTTTTTGCATCCTCTTAGGGGCCATTCTCTATGCTGTGACTGTGTACAAAGTCCTATTCCCTAAAGCAAC AGTGGTGCTCGCCCATGGTGGTCCTGGAACACGAACATACATGGCTTCTCGGGCCGAAGGCAGAACCTTCTACACTGGATACTACAGACCACCCAGAGAGTACAGATCCTACGGCTCAGGGATGTCCAGCAGCTCTAAACTCACTAGGATCTCCCAGATAACACCGGAGAAACTGTCAGACAGAGATGCTTTTGTGTAG